In Hoplias malabaricus isolate fHopMal1 chromosome 18, fHopMal1.hap1, whole genome shotgun sequence, the genomic window CTGTCCTTATTCTGAGTTGCGAGGGTGGAAAAATTCTGGTATATCCTGTGGATGGCAGTCACTGGGTCAACATGAAGGTGCTAATTGAGGCACTTCACTCTAGAGGTCATGACATCACTGTGATCAGACCCAGCTCCAGCTGGTATATTACAGAGCACTCATCTTTTTACAAATCTATCACTGTTCCCGATGGAATTGACAGTGCAGATGAGTTTAAGGAGTACATAAATAAGATGGTAGAAATACAGATAGGGAAGTCCACCTTGACATATTTGAAAGTTCAGATGAGCTTGTTTTCCTTGATCGTCAATGCACACCTTATTGCTTGTAATACAGTGAGTAATATCATTGAAGACAAAGAACTGGTAAAGAGGCTACAAAATGAACAATATGATCTTGTTCTCACCGATCCAGCTATTACAGCAGGTGTTGTCTTGgcccattatttgaaattaccTCTGGTACTCAATGTACGTTGGATCATGTGTAGCGAGGGCCATTTTATCATTGCGCCTTCCCCACTTTCCTACATACCTGTACCTGGAACTGGCCTCTCAGACCAAATGACTTTCCTTCAAAGAGTCAAGAACAGCCTTTTCTATGCAGTAATTCTCTTCCAAGATAAGTTTGTGGTGGGGCCACATTACAAAGCTCTAtgccataaatattttaatgatgaCTGTGATGTTGTTAGCCTTCTCCAGGAGGCTGATATTTGGCTCATGAGGCTTGATTTCGTCTTTGATTTCCCCAAGCCTACAATGCCCAATGTTGTTTACATTGGTGGGTTCCAATGTAAGCCCTCAAAGCCCCTCCCTGAGGACTTGGAGACCTTTGTGCAGAGTTCAGGAAAACACGGCTTTATCATCATGTCTTTGGGAACACTGGTAGACAGTCTTCCAGCGAACACGGCGAATGAAATTGCTACCGTGTTCGCCAACCTCCCTCAAAAAGTCATCTGGAGGCATGTAGGACCTAGACCTTCCACTGTGGGAAACAACACTCTGCTCGTGAACTGGATGCCACAGAACGACCTCCTGGGACACCCGAAGATCAGGGCGTTTGTAGCTCATGGTGGAACCAATGGAGTCCAAGAGGCCATTTACCATGGAGTGCCTGTCCTTGGCATCCCTTTGTTCTTTGATCAGTTTGATAACCTTCTGCGGATCAAAGTGAAAGGAGCAGCAAAAATTCTGGAGTTGTCCCAACTGAATGGTCACAATTTTCAACAGGCGCTACTGGAAATTCTCAGTGATGATTCTTATAAAATGAACATGCAGAGACTCTCCAGTCTTCACAGAGACCAGCCAATGAAACCTCTAGACACAGCTGTCTTCTGGACTGAGTTTGTTATGAGGAATAAAGGAGCCCCTCACCTGCGCACAAAGGCCTACAGGATGCCTTGGTACTCCTACCATTCAGTGGATGTGATTCTGTTTCTGTTTAGTATAACAGCAGCGGTTATGTTCATGACAGTAGTATTcatcagatgtgtgtgttgtaaagCATGTggtaaaagaaaacagaaaaatgaatgaatctggCACCACCAATTTGCAGGGGAACAGAATTTTGTTTATGACAATATTCAGTTGTCCATGTGCTGCTTGTACTGTATGAtttttacagaaacacacaaactaaaGTGAAGTGAGACACTGGAGTAGCTACAGTTTAGATGAAGATCACCATGCTTAATGCCAAGAGTCAGCTAGAGGGGGCACCCTGGAGTAGTGGAGCACCAGTAAATACCAATCTCAATACCTAACCTTACTAACTTTCTAGTGGGGGATgccattaaatacataaaaaatgctcCTTCAGAACAGTGTGTGGTGAGCAAACATCCATAAAGGGTATATTTGACCATACAGGGTACATTATCGACTGTAGTTTTACTTAAATCTTCTTTTAGATATTCCTGTGCTCAGATGACAAATATggctaaataataaaaaaaagtaattgtgTGGACAGCCTATGAGATTTATATATTCACTGTCAGTATTTGGAAATATTCGGCACTGTATGAATGCTCATGTTTTATAGATGATGAAGATAGTCAGTGTTTGATTGCATTATAATGGGTTATTCTGACCTAATAGCAAACATTGTGACTTGATAGCAAATATGAGTTCTGATCTTGAGTAGAACACAGCTGTGTAAACCATCACAGAGGAAGGAAGTAGATTTTATGTAAACATGGAAATATATACTGTGTGCAGTCATTGTACAGAGAAAACATACTGTATTATCAAAGATTAttcaataaaacacagaatGGGTTGTGCAAGACTTCAGATACATAAGGTAgattagtttttattttctctgggtttttttgtttgtaccaaagcaaataaaagag contains:
- the LOC136674718 gene encoding UDP-glucuronosyltransferase 1A5-like gives rise to the protein MKVLIEALHSRGHDITVIRPSSSWYITEHSSFYKSITVPDGIDSADEFKEYINKMVEIQIGKSTLTYLKVQMSLFSLIVNAHLIACNTVSNIIEDKELVKRLQNEQYDLVLTDPAITAGVVLAHYLKLPLVLNVRWIMCSEGHFIIAPSPLSYIPVPGTGLSDQMTFLQRVKNSLFYAVILFQDKFVVGPHYKALCHKYFNDDCDVVSLLQEADIWLMRLDFVFDFPKPTMPNVVYIGGFQCKPSKPLPEDLETFVQSSGKHGFIIMSLGTLVDSLPANTANEIATVFANLPQKVIWRHVGPRPSTVGNNTLLVNWMPQNDLLGHPKIRAFVAHGGTNGVQEAIYHGVPVLGIPLFFDQFDNLLRIKVKGAAKILELSQLNGHNFQQALLEILSDDSYKMNMQRLSSLHRDQPMKPLDTAVFWTEFVMRNKGAPHLRTKAYRMPWYSYHSVDVILFLFSITAAVMFMTVVFIRCVCCKACGKRKQKNE